Genomic segment of Methanobrevibacter sp.:
AAAAGCATTGTGAATTACTTGGATGTAGTTAAGTGGACTCTAATTGTTACTAATAATGGTCCTGATGCTGCTACTGGTGTTAAGGTTTATGATGCTTTGCCTAGGGGTTTTGTTTATTTGAATTCCACTATGCCTTTGGTTAATAATGAGATTGAAATTGGTAATCTGGCTGTTGGAAGAACAGTAACTGTGGATATTTATACTAAGGTCAATATCACTGGTAGCTTTGTTAATGTTGCTAGTGTCAGTGGTAATGAGTTTGATCAGGATTTATCCAATAACAAAGCCAATGCATCAATTCTTGTTAAGCCCGCAACTGATTTGGTAGTCAGTAAAGTAGTTAATCAATCCAAGCCTAACTTCGGTGATTTGGTAAAATGGGCTATTTCAGTTTTCAACAGGGGTCCTGATTCTGCAAATGGTGTTGTAGTAAACGATTTGCTTCCAAAATCATTGATTTGGATTAGCGATAATTCATTAGATAAATATGATGCCGCCACTGGAATCTGGAATGTTGGAACTATAAATAAAGGGGAAACAAAAACCTTAGAGATAATTACCAAAGTCAATGCAACTGGTCTATTTACAAATAATGTTTCTGTTTCAGGCAATGAATTTGATTACAACATGTCAAATAATCAGGATAATGAAACAATCAACGTTTCAAAAGCATCTGATCTATCTGTTGTCAAATTCGTCAATTCTACTTCAGTAGAGTACCTCCAACTAGTGAAATGGACAGTAATTGCATATAATAATGGACCGGATAAGGCCACTGAAGTCATAGTCGATGATATCTTGCCGGATGGTTTAATTTTACTTAACTATACTGCAACAAAAGGAGTTTATGACAATGGAATGTGGTCGGTATGCTGCATTGAAAATGGGGATAGTCAATCATTGGAATTAATATGCCAAGTAAACAAGACAGGAACATTGACAAACATTGTTGGAATCACCGGAAAGGAATACGATCCGGATTTATCAAATAATGCCGACAATGCATCTGTTTTTGTACCTACTTCATGTGACCTTGCAATTGCTAAAACAGTTGATAATTCATTCCCTGATTTTGGAGATATTGTCGAGTGGCATATTGTAGTCACTAATAATGGTCCTGATGACGCATTTGATGTTACTGTAGTTGACAGGATGCCTGATGGTTTGGAACTGATAGAGTCCATTGTCAGTGCTGGAAGTTTTGGTGAGAATATCTGGTATATTCCTAATTTGGAAAATGGCGCCAGCGAATATCTCACTCTACGTTGCCTGGTTAAGACATTGAATGATGTTGAAAACATTGCAGAGGTAATCCCATCTCAATACGATTGGAACAAATCAAATAATAGGGATGATGCATCAATTACCATAAATCCTGTTGCCGATTTGGGCATAATAAAATTCATTGATGAGCCTCAAGCAAATTATTTGGATTTGGTTAAATGGACATTGATGGTTTTCAATTATGGGCCAAATGATGCAACAAATGTCTTTGCAAGAGATGTCATTCCTGATGGTTTAACTGTTGTTAGCGTAACTGGAGATGGAGAATATTTCGATTCAATATGGGAAATCGGCAATCTAAAAAACGGTGAATCCAGAAGATTGGATATTGTATGCAAAATCACCTCAACCGGTAAGTTCACCAATGTCGCTGAAGTCTGGGGTGATGAGACTGACCCTGATTTGTATAATAATGACTGTGAGGAATACCTTTTTGTACCTCCGGCAAGTGATTTGTCCATTACAAAAACAGTTTCCAAATATACGTATTCAGTAGGGAATATGGTTAGATATTCAATAAAGTTATCCAATAACGGTCCGGATGTGGCTGAAAATATTGAAGTCAATGAAATTATGGATGATTCCTTAATGATGCAATCATTTAAGGTTAGTGCTGGCAATTTCAATAAATTGAATGATGTTTGGTCATTGGATTTATTGGATGTAGGCGAATCAGCATTCCTAAAAATTAATGCAATAGCTAAAAAATCAGGTTCTGCTAGAAATAATGTTTCCGTTACTAGTGATAATTATGACCCTGATTTGAGCAACAACGATGATACTGTTTTGGTAAACATCATCAATGATTCACATAAGCATAATTATCCTAAAAACAATAAGACAATTGAAAATGATCCATTAGGGAAGTTTTCTTCTATTATTTTAGAAAACTACAGGTCAGGCAATCCATTTGCCGTGGTTCTGATTTTAATTGTGCTTTTGATGGGTACATTTTGTACTAGCGATATCTTAAAGAAAAGATGATTTAAAGTAGCTTTTAAGCTACTATTTTTTATTTTTTTAAAACAGTTTTTTCAAATTTTGTAACTATCAAAATTATTAATTTCACGACAAATTATTTTTATAGTTGTGTCTATAACTTGCCAAATAAAGCCCCATTTTTACAATTTAATCAATACCTTTAAATAAAAGTTCTGATAAATGTATTAGTAGATATTGATGTATTCATGATTTTTTTTAAAATTTGAAGCATAAATCAATATTCTTAATTAATTAAATGAGGTGTAATTATGTCTGACGAAGAAATGATTGAAACTTCTGAAGAATATCTTGATGAAGACGAAGAAAAATTACCTTTCGCTAAAGCTGAAGTTGTACGTTTAATGAAAGAAAATCTTGATGATGACAAGATGATTAGGGAAAGAGTAAAAGTAGAAATGAATAAGTTCTTAGGCGATGTCTTAAAAAACGTATGTAAACAATTAAACGATTATCCATACACCACAATCGAATATGAAATGCTTAAAGAATCTACTTACCCATACACCAACATCGAAAGAATCAATCAAGAAAAAGAAAGAATATTATTACACTTAGAAGCTATCAAAGCAGATTGTAACGCTTTAGCTATGGATGTTCAAAAAACTTTAAAATTAAAAGATGTTGTTGAAGAGGATTCATTTGCCAGTTTTTCAGCAAATGATGATGAAGAGGAAGAAGAATAATTCTCTTCCTAACCATCTTCAATATGGCTAAAACCTGTTTTTAATTCACGCAATTCCTCTTCGGGAATTTCTAAAATTTTCACACTATCACTTACGATATTGCTTTGTCCGAATGGATCTTGGATAATTAATGTAGCGGTGCCATTTCCTTTTTTTAGTTCTTGAATCTGATTGAGGGTGTTTTTCGCATTTTTTTGAGATTCGTCATCTTCAAACAATTTCAATGCCTTTTTCACGGCATCTTCGAAGCGATTGAGTATTCCTTCAACATTAGTAACATATCCCTCTGACTTTGGACCAGGCTCTACTTTAATTCCAATTTCAGGTATTGAAACGGTAGCTGATTGTGACCTTACAACACGCACTGTCAATGTGTTTTTGTTTATTTCAAGCACATATTTTGCAGGGTCGTTCTGTTCAAGTGCAATGATGTCGCTGTGTTTGAATCCGCATGATGGGCATTGGATGGTTGTTTCCAAAACCTTTCCAAAATGAGGTATTTCAAGCTCTTTCATAATCGATTTGGCTTTGCCTTCAACAGAACATGCAGGACATTTTATAATCATTTCAGTTAATTGGTCTTCATTCATTTAAAACATATCCTCTTTCGGTTAATTCATTTATGATATTATCTAATTTTTCCTGGTTG
This window contains:
- a CDS encoding DUF11 domain-containing protein, which codes for SSGNYNRDTGVWTIGNLNKGASVSLDITCRVNATGLIENEVSVSGNEYDYDETNNFDSKSIMVKPASDLAISKLVDKSIVNYLDVVKWTLIVTNNGPDAATGVKVYDALPRGFVYLNSTMPLVNNEIEIGNLAVGRTVTVDIYTKVNITGSFVNVASVSGNEFDQDLSNNKANASILVKPATDLVVSKVVNQSKPNFGDLVKWAISVFNRGPDSANGVVVNDLLPKSLIWISDNSLDKYDAATGIWNVGTINKGETKTLEIITKVNATGLFTNNVSVSGNEFDYNMSNNQDNETINVSKASDLSVVKFVNSTSVEYLQLVKWTVIAYNNGPDKATEVIVDDILPDGLILLNYTATKGVYDNGMWSVCCIENGDSQSLELICQVNKTGTLTNIVGITGKEYDPDLSNNADNASVFVPTSCDLAIAKTVDNSFPDFGDIVEWHIVVTNNGPDDAFDVTVVDRMPDGLELIESIVSAGSFGENIWYIPNLENGASEYLTLRCLVKTLNDVENIAEVIPSQYDWNKSNNRDDASITINPVADLGIIKFIDEPQANYLDLVKWTLMVFNYGPNDATNVFARDVIPDGLTVVSVTGDGEYFDSIWEIGNLKNGESRRLDIVCKITSTGKFTNVAEVWGDETDPDLYNNDCEEYLFVPPASDLSITKTVSKYTYSVGNMVRYSIKLSNNGPDVAENIEVNEIMDDSLMMQSFKVSAGNFNKLNDVWSLDLLDVGESAFLKINAIAKKSGSARNNVSVTSDNYDPDLSNNDDTVLVNIINDSHKHNYPKNNKTIENDPLGKFSSIILENYRSGNPFAVVLILIVLLMGTFCTSDILKKR
- a CDS encoding ZPR1 zinc finger domain-containing protein, producing the protein MNEDQLTEMIIKCPACSVEGKAKSIMKELEIPHFGKVLETTIQCPSCGFKHSDIIALEQNDPAKYVLEINKNTLTVRVVRSQSATVSIPEIGIKVEPGPKSEGYVTNVEGILNRFEDAVKKALKLFEDDESQKNAKNTLNQIQELKKGNGTATLIIQDPFGQSNIVSDSVKILEIPEEELRELKTGFSHIEDG